One segment of Anatilimnocola aggregata DNA contains the following:
- a CDS encoding PQQ-dependent sugar dehydrogenase codes for MRFSLVGLPYTLAMIVSFINCCMAVAQPAAAKKSEFGLEKRVPWTTSRLTGAPQPPSPYLVERVFPSLSFNEPCEMVAIPGTNRLALIEVKGKIFTFENKPTDEKLTPDLFADVTQFDKNFFRVYGIAFHPQFTKNRYCYISYVLNGRTPEGSRVSRFKVTDTDPPKLDPKSEQTVITWLGGGHNGAHMHFGPDGMLYISTGDGGDSFPPDGHNTGQDVSDLLASILRIDVDQADEGKAYRIPADNPLVNTPNARGEIWAYGVRNPWKMCFDPADGSLWVGDVGWELWEMIYRIERGGNYGWSLMEGRQPVHRERQRGPSPILPPTVEHDHTEARSITGGYFSQTDRLPELRGAYVYGDYVTGKMWGVRHQNGKVTWKQELVDTPVQIVSFGLDHAGEVYIIDYAGTLLRLKENPRRGVNSDFPKTLSATGLFVDVAKHQPAAGVIPYSINSEPWADGTTAERFVALKDQTQLSTYKKTDVQMGWIKGEFEFPSDGVLVKTVSLEMEAGNPKSHRRLETQVLHYDVDTWKAYNYIWNDEQTDAILAPDESRDRTLSIRDKSSPNGQSQQTWHHASRTECILCHTTRAASIHGFRLPQLNREQDYASVRAPQLATLNHIGLFAEPLPANVDAWPNIHDAQADLDARARAYLHVNCAHCHRRGGGGSASFDVQFDIPFDTTRLNTRPTQGTFGIHGAQVVAPGDPYRSVLYYRLAKLGHGRMPQFGSNVVDAEGVKLIHDWIASLPPANDDPVHKTAERARNERAGLLKKALGSQDAAAAGKSLQSLLSSSGSALQLIAALDREPIARKIKDQAVELGNKVDDPLVRDLFERYLPEEQRVKRLGTVIRPDDILALPGNAARGKYLFLEAASVQCRNCHRVGIQGKEVGPDLTAIGKKLDRAKLLENILEPSKTIDPKYVTSLVETVDGRVLAGVLISRSDKGVLLRGADGKDTTIAAADVEQFATQQKSIMPELLLKEMTAAQVADLLEYLSSLK; via the coding sequence TTGCGATTTTCTCTTGTTGGCTTGCCATATACGCTGGCGATGATCGTTTCGTTCATCAACTGCTGCATGGCAGTCGCTCAGCCAGCAGCAGCGAAAAAAAGTGAGTTCGGACTCGAAAAGCGAGTTCCATGGACAACATCGCGTCTGACTGGCGCGCCGCAGCCACCGTCGCCTTATCTCGTCGAGCGAGTGTTTCCCTCGTTGTCGTTCAATGAGCCTTGCGAAATGGTGGCGATACCTGGCACCAACCGCCTAGCCCTCATTGAAGTGAAAGGCAAAATCTTCACCTTCGAGAACAAGCCCACCGATGAGAAGCTGACGCCCGACCTGTTTGCCGATGTCACGCAGTTCGACAAGAACTTCTTTCGCGTCTATGGAATCGCCTTTCATCCGCAGTTCACCAAAAATCGGTACTGCTACATTTCGTACGTGCTCAACGGACGCACACCCGAGGGTTCTCGCGTGTCGCGGTTCAAGGTGACCGACACCGATCCACCAAAGCTCGATCCTAAGTCCGAGCAGACTGTCATTACTTGGCTCGGCGGTGGGCACAACGGTGCGCACATGCACTTCGGCCCCGATGGCATGCTCTATATCTCGACCGGCGATGGTGGCGACAGCTTTCCGCCGGACGGCCACAACACGGGGCAGGATGTGAGCGACCTGCTCGCTTCGATTTTGCGAATCGACGTCGATCAGGCGGACGAAGGGAAGGCTTATCGCATTCCCGCAGACAATCCGCTGGTGAACACACCCAATGCCCGTGGTGAGATTTGGGCGTATGGCGTGCGCAATCCGTGGAAAATGTGTTTCGATCCCGCCGACGGCTCGTTGTGGGTTGGCGATGTGGGCTGGGAATTGTGGGAGATGATTTATCGGATCGAGCGCGGCGGCAACTATGGCTGGAGCTTGATGGAAGGGCGACAGCCCGTGCATCGCGAACGCCAGCGCGGACCCTCACCGATTCTGCCACCCACTGTGGAACACGACCACACCGAAGCCCGCTCGATTACTGGCGGTTACTTTTCGCAGACCGATCGGCTGCCCGAACTGCGCGGTGCGTATGTCTATGGCGACTATGTCACCGGCAAGATGTGGGGCGTACGTCATCAAAATGGCAAAGTCACTTGGAAGCAGGAATTGGTCGATACGCCGGTGCAAATCGTCAGCTTTGGGCTCGATCACGCGGGCGAGGTTTACATCATCGACTACGCGGGCACGCTGCTGCGGCTAAAAGAGAATCCTCGCCGCGGCGTGAATAGCGATTTCCCTAAGACGCTCAGTGCCACCGGTCTGTTTGTCGACGTGGCCAAACATCAGCCTGCGGCGGGAGTCATTCCCTACAGCATCAACAGCGAGCCTTGGGCCGATGGCACAACCGCCGAGCGATTTGTGGCTCTCAAGGATCAAACCCAGCTCAGCACGTATAAGAAAACTGACGTCCAAATGGGCTGGATCAAAGGGGAGTTCGAGTTCCCCAGCGATGGCGTGCTGGTGAAGACCGTTTCACTCGAAATGGAAGCAGGCAATCCGAAGTCGCACCGGCGTCTGGAAACGCAGGTGCTCCACTACGACGTCGATACCTGGAAGGCTTACAACTATATTTGGAACGACGAGCAAACCGATGCCATTCTCGCTCCCGATGAAAGTCGTGATCGTACGCTTTCGATCAGAGACAAAAGTTCCCCAAACGGCCAAAGCCAGCAGACCTGGCATCATGCCAGTCGGACGGAGTGCATCCTCTGCCACACGACGCGCGCTGCGTCGATTCATGGCTTTCGCCTGCCCCAACTGAATCGCGAGCAGGATTACGCAAGCGTTCGAGCTCCGCAATTGGCCACGCTGAATCACATCGGCCTGTTTGCTGAACCCCTCCCCGCGAATGTGGACGCGTGGCCTAACATTCACGATGCCCAAGCTGACCTTGATGCTCGCGCTCGAGCCTATCTGCATGTGAACTGTGCGCACTGCCATCGCCGCGGCGGCGGTGGCTCCGCTTCATTCGATGTGCAGTTCGACATTCCTTTCGATACGACCAGGCTGAATACTCGTCCCACGCAAGGGACTTTCGGTATCCATGGCGCGCAGGTGGTTGCACCGGGAGATCCTTATCGCTCGGTTCTCTATTACCGCCTGGCGAAACTGGGTCACGGCCGTATGCCTCAGTTCGGTTCCAACGTTGTCGACGCCGAGGGCGTGAAGCTGATTCATGACTGGATTGCTTCATTGCCGCCTGCGAACGACGACCCTGTGCACAAGACCGCGGAACGGGCTCGCAACGAACGAGCGGGTTTGCTGAAGAAAGCATTGGGCAGCCAAGATGCTGCGGCGGCTGGCAAATCGCTGCAATCGCTGTTGAGTTCGTCTGGTAGCGCCTTGCAGTTGATCGCCGCGCTCGATCGTGAGCCGATCGCGCGCAAGATCAAAGATCAGGCCGTTGAACTCGGGAACAAAGTTGACGATCCGCTGGTGCGTGATTTGTTCGAGCGCTATCTGCCCGAAGAACAACGGGTGAAACGGTTGGGAACAGTCATTCGCCCGGACGACATTCTCGCTCTGCCCGGCAATGCGGCGCGCGGTAAATACCTGTTTCTCGAAGCGGCCAGTGTGCAGTGCCGTAACTGTCACCGCGTCGGCATACAAGGGAAGGAAGTTGGCCCTGACCTAACCGCAATTGGAAAGAAGCTCGATCGCGCGAAGTTGCTGGAAAACATCCTCGAACCATCCAAGACGATTGACCCCAAGTATGTGACGTCTCTTGTAGAAACGGTCGACGGTCGCGTACTGGCCGGCGTGCTCATCAGCCGCAGCGACAAGGGTGTTTTGCTCCGCGGTGCGGACGGCAAGGACACCACGATCGCTGCTGCCGATGTAGAGCAGTTCGCCACGCAGCAGAAATCGATCATGCCGGAACTATTGCTCAAGGAAATGACTGCGGCCCAAGTGGCCGACCTGCTCGAGTACCTGAGCAGTCTCAAGTAA
- a CDS encoding aminotransferase class V-fold PLP-dependent enzyme gives MSTPIDVQRARRETPGCEHVLHLNNAGAALMPHLVLAAMTQHLQLEANIGGYEAARQEEARIERFYTATAALLNCLPEEVAFVENATRAWDQAFYSIPFQPGDRILTAQAEYASNFIAFLQVAKRTGAKVEVIPSDEWGQVSVAALEEMLDERVKLIAITHVPTNGGLVNPAAMVGALARARGILYLLDACQSVGQMPIDVQQIGCDFLSATGRKFLRGPRGTGLLYVRREICQQLEPPLLDLHAATWTSPTSYVVRPDARRFENWEMNYAGKLGLTAAIDYALSWDPGEIERRNRQLATLLREGLRAIKGCRVLDLGQQPCAIVSFVMGNIPPCEIQHRLHSLQINVSVSPREYTLLDMDQRELASVVRASVHYYNTEAEIERALAALHELCE, from the coding sequence ATGTCGACACCGATCGATGTTCAACGTGCCCGTCGCGAAACGCCGGGCTGCGAGCACGTCTTGCATTTGAACAATGCCGGCGCGGCGCTGATGCCACACCTTGTGCTCGCGGCAATGACGCAGCACTTGCAGCTTGAAGCGAACATTGGCGGCTATGAGGCGGCCCGACAAGAAGAAGCTCGCATCGAGCGGTTTTATACAGCTACGGCTGCGCTTCTGAACTGCCTGCCCGAGGAAGTCGCCTTCGTCGAGAATGCCACGCGCGCCTGGGATCAAGCGTTTTATAGCATCCCCTTCCAACCGGGCGACCGGATCCTCACCGCGCAGGCTGAATACGCGAGCAACTTCATTGCGTTCTTGCAAGTCGCCAAACGAACTGGTGCTAAGGTTGAGGTCATTCCCAGCGATGAATGGGGGCAAGTTTCGGTGGCTGCACTCGAAGAAATGCTGGATGAGCGAGTGAAGCTGATTGCCATCACCCATGTACCCACCAACGGCGGGCTGGTGAATCCAGCAGCAATGGTCGGAGCACTAGCGAGGGCTCGGGGCATTCTGTATTTGCTGGATGCTTGCCAATCAGTCGGGCAGATGCCCATCGACGTGCAACAGATCGGCTGCGACTTTCTTTCCGCTACAGGCAGGAAGTTCCTCCGTGGTCCGCGCGGGACGGGATTGCTGTACGTCAGGAGAGAAATCTGCCAGCAGTTGGAGCCGCCACTCCTCGACTTGCACGCGGCAACTTGGACTTCGCCAACATCCTATGTCGTCCGACCCGATGCCCGCCGATTCGAAAACTGGGAGATGAACTACGCTGGCAAGTTGGGCCTGACCGCCGCAATCGACTACGCCTTGAGTTGGGACCCTGGCGAAATCGAACGTCGCAATCGGCAATTGGCAACACTGCTGCGTGAAGGACTGCGGGCGATCAAAGGGTGCCGAGTGTTGGATTTGGGGCAGCAACCCTGCGCCATCGTGAGCTTTGTGATGGGCAACATTCCACCTTGCGAGATTCAACACAGATTGCACTCACTGCAGATCAATGTCAGTGTCTCGCCGCGAGAGTACACGCTCCTTGATATGGACCAGCGCGAACTTGCTAGTGTCGTGCGAGCTTCGGTTCACTATTACAATACTGAAGCGGAAATCGAACGAGCCTTAGCAGCCTTGCACGAACTTTGTGAATGA
- a CDS encoding carbon-nitrogen hydrolase family protein has product MPAKSKNRLRVATCQFPVEAEIAKNRRWALKQIEQASAAGADVVHFSECALSGYAGVEFPTIRDLNVDELQAATRDVMAAAKQHGVWVILGSTHYLDLQTKPHNCLYIINAAGEIVDRYDKRFCTGQDGKNPTLDLCHYTPGNRPVTFQIKGITCGVGICYDYRFPELYRELKQLGVQVLFQSFHNARQSVVSDRRYNIWKEIVPATMQCRAAENHFWVSANNSTARPSMWGSFTVQPDGALVHKLPVHKPGVLLTDMQLDHAYFDAAALWRESAMKNTLHSGKLVAHPRSKKVTSL; this is encoded by the coding sequence ATGCCTGCCAAATCAAAAAACCGTTTGCGCGTCGCCACGTGCCAGTTCCCTGTCGAAGCCGAAATTGCGAAAAACCGGCGTTGGGCGCTCAAGCAGATTGAACAAGCGAGCGCTGCAGGAGCCGACGTTGTGCACTTTTCCGAGTGCGCTCTCTCTGGTTATGCAGGTGTCGAGTTTCCAACAATTCGCGATCTGAATGTTGACGAACTGCAGGCCGCGACGCGCGACGTCATGGCAGCGGCTAAGCAACATGGCGTGTGGGTAATTCTTGGCTCGACCCACTATCTCGACCTGCAAACGAAGCCTCACAACTGCTTGTACATCATCAATGCTGCTGGGGAAATCGTTGATCGCTACGACAAACGATTCTGCACTGGGCAGGATGGCAAGAATCCCACGCTCGATCTTTGCCACTACACGCCAGGCAATCGTCCCGTCACATTTCAGATCAAGGGCATCACTTGTGGCGTAGGTATTTGCTACGACTATCGATTTCCGGAGTTATACCGCGAACTGAAGCAACTGGGCGTGCAAGTTCTGTTTCAGTCGTTTCACAATGCTCGACAAAGCGTGGTGAGCGATCGGAGGTACAACATCTGGAAAGAGATTGTTCCCGCAACGATGCAGTGCCGGGCAGCCGAGAACCACTTTTGGGTAAGCGCCAACAATAGTACTGCACGACCGTCAATGTGGGGCAGCTTCACCGTTCAGCCCGATGGTGCATTGGTGCACAAACTCCCGGTTCACAAGCCGGGCGTACTTCTGACCGACATGCAACTCGATCATGCATATTTCGATGCGGCCGCACTGTGGCGCGAGTCTGCGATGAAGAATACACTCCATAGCGGGAAATTAGTTGCCCACCCGCGGTCGAAAAAAGTGACGTCGCTCTAG
- the leuS gene encoding leucine--tRNA ligase encodes MPRYNPATIEPKWQQYWEQQQTFRVPDMPAGDKVYVLDMFPYPSGDGLHVGHPEGYTATDIVCRFERMRGKSVLHPMGFDAFGLPAEEHAIKTGEHPRKKTEENIATFTRQLRSLGFSYDWSRVLATTDVEYFRWTQWIFLELFDTWFDAEQSRGRPIAELPIPDEVKIQGERAIRLYQDDHRLAYQSFAPVNWCPKLGTVLANEEVIDGKSEVGKHPVIRMPLRQWMLRITAYADRLEKDLDQVTWPEGIKKLQRDWIGRSTGAEVDFYIGAESEFENWKGSRAATKFPRKAEADVLRIYTTRPDTLFGATYMVIAPEHPFVTHLTKPDQQHAVTAYCEKAASKSDRERQEETKKKTGVFTGSYAINPVNGQPVPIWVADYVLWGYGTGAIMAVPAHDERDFEFAQQFSLPVIAVVDPGDSEEFNRFDVLDGKICCTEMGVSVNSGQYNGLMTGEFKKRITADLFAAGLGREAVNYKLRDWLFSRQRFWGEPFPILHEIDEFDKPTGLIRAVPQADLPVDLPHLEDFKPHGKPEPPLGKAPVEWLYPEIGGQRYLRETNTMPQWAGSCWYYLRFIDPRNDQTFIDREKEKAWMPVDLYVGGAEHAVLHLLYARFWHKVLFDRGHVSTAEPFRSLVNQGMILGDVEFTGYERADGQMVSAVDVVDDDDGNAIVRVSGEGVKPKKMKAEEVEKKGDSFVLKSNPTIRIESRAFKMSKSRGNVINPDSVVKDYGADSLRLYEMFMGPLPATKPWSMAGVSGVRGFLDRVWRLMVDDRVEEQVVVSSTVQDIEPTEEQARVLHKTIKQVTSDIERMEFNTGIARMMEFTNFFTKQTVRPKSVMKSFILLLSPFAPHIAEELWELMGGQKTLAYEPWPKFDEALTKDSEIEIPIQILGKLRGKVIVPAGSDQDTILAAAQADPKISELLAGKTIVKSIVVPGKLVNFVVK; translated from the coding sequence ATGCCTCGCTACAATCCGGCCACCATCGAACCCAAGTGGCAGCAATATTGGGAACAACAACAGACCTTCCGAGTGCCGGACATGCCGGCCGGGGATAAGGTCTATGTACTCGATATGTTCCCTTACCCCAGCGGGGACGGGCTGCACGTTGGGCACCCGGAAGGTTACACCGCGACTGACATCGTTTGCCGCTTTGAGCGGATGCGAGGCAAAAGCGTGCTGCACCCGATGGGCTTCGATGCCTTCGGTCTGCCGGCAGAAGAGCACGCCATCAAGACGGGCGAGCATCCGCGAAAAAAGACCGAAGAGAATATCGCCACCTTCACTCGCCAACTGCGGTCGCTAGGCTTCAGCTATGACTGGAGCCGCGTGCTGGCGACGACCGATGTTGAGTATTTTCGTTGGACGCAGTGGATCTTCCTGGAACTGTTCGATACCTGGTTCGATGCCGAGCAGAGTCGCGGACGGCCCATCGCCGAATTGCCCATTCCCGATGAAGTGAAGATTCAAGGCGAGCGGGCCATTCGTCTGTATCAAGACGATCATCGCCTGGCCTACCAATCGTTCGCGCCGGTCAATTGGTGCCCGAAGTTGGGAACCGTGCTGGCCAACGAAGAAGTCATCGATGGCAAGAGCGAGGTTGGTAAGCATCCGGTCATTCGCATGCCGTTGAGGCAGTGGATGCTGCGAATCACTGCCTATGCCGATCGCCTGGAAAAAGACTTGGATCAAGTCACTTGGCCCGAAGGGATCAAGAAGCTGCAGCGGGATTGGATCGGCCGCAGTACAGGCGCTGAAGTCGATTTTTATATCGGTGCCGAAAGCGAGTTCGAAAACTGGAAGGGCTCCCGCGCGGCCACCAAGTTCCCCCGCAAAGCCGAAGCCGACGTGCTGCGTATCTACACCACGCGCCCGGATACGCTGTTCGGTGCGACTTACATGGTCATCGCGCCCGAGCATCCGTTCGTCACGCATTTGACGAAGCCCGATCAGCAGCATGCGGTCACTGCCTACTGCGAAAAGGCGGCGAGCAAGAGCGATCGCGAACGTCAGGAAGAAACGAAAAAGAAGACCGGCGTCTTCACCGGCTCGTATGCCATCAATCCAGTGAACGGCCAACCCGTTCCGATTTGGGTCGCCGACTACGTTCTGTGGGGCTACGGTACCGGCGCGATCATGGCGGTACCTGCACATGACGAACGGGACTTTGAATTCGCCCAGCAATTCAGCCTGCCGGTCATTGCGGTCGTCGATCCGGGCGACAGCGAAGAGTTCAATCGCTTCGACGTGCTGGATGGCAAGATTTGCTGCACCGAGATGGGTGTCTCGGTCAATTCAGGTCAATACAACGGCTTGATGACTGGTGAGTTCAAGAAGCGAATCACTGCAGACCTGTTTGCTGCCGGACTGGGGCGTGAAGCAGTGAACTACAAACTGCGCGACTGGCTCTTCAGCCGTCAGCGATTCTGGGGCGAACCGTTTCCGATCTTGCACGAGATCGATGAGTTCGACAAACCGACCGGACTGATTCGCGCCGTTCCCCAAGCCGATCTGCCCGTCGATCTGCCGCACCTGGAAGACTTCAAGCCGCACGGCAAGCCCGAGCCACCGCTGGGCAAAGCTCCTGTCGAATGGCTGTATCCTGAAATCGGCGGCCAGCGATACCTGCGCGAGACCAACACCATGCCGCAATGGGCCGGCAGTTGTTGGTATTATCTGCGGTTCATCGACCCGCGCAATGACCAGACATTCATCGACCGGGAAAAGGAAAAGGCTTGGATGCCCGTCGATCTGTACGTCGGCGGTGCCGAGCACGCAGTGCTGCACCTGCTGTATGCACGCTTCTGGCATAAGGTGCTGTTCGACCGCGGACACGTCAGCACGGCTGAGCCATTTCGTAGCCTGGTCAATCAAGGCATGATCTTGGGAGACGTAGAGTTCACCGGTTACGAGCGGGCCGATGGTCAAATGGTGAGTGCGGTCGATGTTGTGGACGATGACGACGGCAATGCCATCGTGCGCGTCAGCGGCGAAGGTGTGAAGCCGAAGAAGATGAAGGCGGAAGAGGTCGAAAAGAAGGGTGACTCGTTCGTGCTGAAATCGAATCCCACGATTCGCATTGAGAGTCGCGCTTTCAAGATGTCGAAGAGTCGCGGCAACGTGATCAACCCCGACAGCGTGGTGAAAGACTACGGTGCTGATTCGCTTCGGCTGTACGAAATGTTCATGGGCCCGCTGCCAGCGACTAAGCCTTGGAGCATGGCCGGTGTGAGCGGTGTCCGTGGCTTTCTGGATCGCGTGTGGCGTTTGATGGTAGACGACCGGGTGGAAGAACAGGTGGTTGTATCGTCGACCGTACAGGATATCGAACCGACGGAAGAGCAAGCACGAGTCCTACACAAAACGATCAAGCAGGTTACCAGCGATATCGAACGGATGGAGTTCAATACGGGCATTGCGCGGATGATGGAGTTCACCAATTTCTTCACCAAGCAGACCGTCCGACCAAAGTCGGTGATGAAGTCGTTCATTCTGCTGCTGAGCCCTTTCGCCCCGCATATTGCCGAGGAACTGTGGGAACTGATGGGGGGCCAGAAGACACTCGCCTATGAGCCTTGGCCCAAGTTCGACGAAGCGCTGACCAAGGACTCTGAGATCGAAATCCCGATACAGATTCTCGGCAAGTTGCGCGGCAAGGTCATCGTGCCTGCAGGCAGCGATCAGGACACCATCCTGGCTGCCGCCCAGGCTGATCCCAAAATCAGTGAACTGCTGGCCGGCAAGACGATCGTCAAGTCGATTGTCGTCCCCGGCAAGCTCGTGAACTTCGTCGTGAAGTAG
- a CDS encoding response regulator transcription factor — translation MIYVVDDDVAVLTSLQALLIAHNYQVQCFASAEQFLQEVSLHRRGCVVTDVAMPGVTGVELVRKIYEAKSPLSVVVVTGVANVPMAVKLMEFGALTLLEKPYDAQQLLQAVNRGLTLSNQQSEQFQREQEVQRRLNQLTDEERSVMDRLLADKPNKSIAAELHLSLRTVDRRRQSVLEKLGVGSVPEMALMVGPLRTAQAVVRHPVT, via the coding sequence ATGATTTACGTCGTCGATGATGATGTTGCTGTTTTGACCTCGTTGCAGGCACTGCTGATTGCCCACAATTATCAGGTGCAGTGTTTTGCCTCTGCAGAGCAGTTTTTGCAAGAGGTTTCCTTGCATCGGCGCGGTTGCGTAGTGACGGATGTCGCGATGCCAGGGGTAACCGGCGTAGAGTTGGTACGAAAAATTTACGAAGCGAAAAGTCCTCTTTCGGTCGTCGTTGTGACCGGTGTGGCCAACGTTCCAATGGCTGTGAAGCTGATGGAGTTCGGCGCGCTAACGCTGCTTGAGAAACCCTACGATGCTCAGCAGTTGTTACAGGCCGTTAATCGCGGCCTGACTCTGAGCAATCAACAGTCCGAGCAGTTCCAGCGCGAGCAAGAAGTTCAGCGGCGGCTCAACCAACTGACCGATGAAGAGCGCAGCGTGATGGATCGACTGCTGGCCGATAAGCCCAACAAGTCAATTGCGGCAGAGCTTCACTTAAGCCTGCGAACCGTCGATCGGCGGCGGCAATCCGTCTTAGAGAAGCTTGGTGTGGGGTCGGTTCCGGAAATGGCCCTAATGGTTGGTCCCTTGCGCACCGCGCAAGCCGTCGTTCGTCACCCCGTAACATAA